One window from the genome of Pseudanabaena yagii GIHE-NHR1 encodes:
- a CDS encoding ABC transporter permease, giving the protein MQLRYIFRVVKTMFLTYYAYMLEYRAELFIWLLSNSLPFILMGAWLKASENGSFGMTSLEFIRYFLAVFIVRQFNIVWVIWDFEKELISGQLSHRLLQPIDPFWHHLINHIAERWARLPMLVVLVALFFILYPQSFWIPSLATGLLATFLVAIAFLLRFLIQYTFGMLAFWTERASAIEQLWFLSYIFLSGIIAPLEVFPPLARDIVLWTPFPYMVYFPSAILVGKAVNIWQGIGVMGGWMAVTFVINRWLWRKGIKQYSGMGA; this is encoded by the coding sequence ATGCAGCTTAGATATATATTTCGCGTTGTTAAGACTATGTTCTTAACCTATTACGCCTACATGCTCGAATATCGTGCCGAGCTGTTTATCTGGTTACTATCTAATTCTTTGCCATTTATTTTGATGGGAGCATGGCTCAAGGCTTCAGAAAATGGTAGCTTTGGCATGACATCGCTAGAATTTATCCGTTACTTTCTCGCCGTATTTATCGTGCGCCAGTTTAATATTGTCTGGGTGATTTGGGACTTTGAGAAGGAACTCATTTCAGGTCAACTTTCCCATCGGCTATTACAACCCATCGATCCCTTTTGGCATCATTTAATCAATCACATTGCCGAGCGTTGGGCAAGATTACCGATGTTGGTGGTTTTGGTAGCACTATTTTTTATTCTCTATCCACAATCATTTTGGATACCCTCATTAGCAACTGGTTTACTCGCAACATTTCTGGTGGCGATCGCCTTTTTATTACGCTTCCTAATTCAATATACCTTTGGAATGCTTGCCTTTTGGACAGAACGCGCTAGTGCGATCGAGCAACTCTGGTTTTTATCCTATATATTTCTCTCAGGAATTATTGCGCCCTTAGAAGTGTTTCCCCCATTAGCGAGGGATATCGTCCTATGGACTCCATTTCCCTATATGGTCTATTTCCCCTCTGCGATTTTAGTGGGCAAGGCGGTAAATATCTGGCAGGGAATTGGCGTAATGGGGGGATGGATGGCAGTTACTTTTGTAATCAATCGCTGGCTATGGCGTAAGGGCATTAAACAATATTCGGGAATGGGTGCATAA
- the ypfJ gene encoding KPN_02809 family neutral zinc metallopeptidase, which produces MKWDEMRESDNVEDVRDGSSSSSSSPLGMLGGLGGLGFGGIAIALVAGLVFKVNPAQLLGFLSNTKQPAPQSLVKQPTKDRDSAFVKSILGDTEDTWGRIFKQQLNTNYQAPKLVLFAGSVNSACGSAKTSAGPFYCPADKKVYLDMGFFKYLEATAGSDADFARAYAIAHEVGHHIQNLRGISGNVRQLKASSNKVKANELSVRQELQADCLAGVWGHFTAQRGLISDQDITKALNTATQIGDDYLQKQSKSGHVVPESFTHGTSQQRVTWFKRGLDTGDMNQCDTFATNQL; this is translated from the coding sequence ATGAAATGGGATGAAATGCGGGAGAGCGACAACGTAGAAGATGTGCGTGACGGCTCATCTAGCTCAAGCTCATCACCATTAGGAATGCTCGGCGGTCTAGGTGGACTAGGCTTTGGTGGTATTGCGATCGCCCTAGTTGCGGGTCTAGTTTTTAAAGTTAATCCTGCTCAGCTTTTAGGCTTTTTATCTAATACAAAGCAACCTGCACCACAGTCTCTAGTCAAACAACCCACCAAAGATCGTGACTCTGCCTTTGTCAAATCAATTCTTGGTGATACCGAAGATACTTGGGGAAGAATTTTTAAACAACAACTAAATACTAACTATCAAGCCCCTAAATTAGTCCTATTTGCAGGTTCCGTTAATTCGGCATGTGGCTCCGCAAAAACTTCGGCAGGTCCCTTTTACTGCCCTGCGGACAAAAAAGTATACCTAGATATGGGTTTCTTTAAATATCTAGAAGCTACGGCTGGTAGTGATGCGGACTTTGCGCGAGCCTATGCGATCGCCCATGAAGTCGGTCATCATATCCAAAATTTACGCGGCATATCTGGTAATGTCAGACAGCTAAAGGCAAGCTCTAACAAGGTCAAAGCTAACGAACTCTCAGTACGTCAGGAATTACAAGCGGATTGCCTTGCGGGTGTATGGGGACATTTCACGGCTCAGCGTGGTCTGATTTCCGATCAAGATATTACTAAGGCTCTCAATACAGCTACGCAAATTGGTGATGACTACTTACAAAAACAGTCAAAGAGTGGACATGTAGTTCCCGAATCCTTTACGCATGGCACATCTCAACAAAGGGTCACTTGGTTTAAGCGTGGTCTGGATACGGGAGATATGAATCAGTGTGATACATTTGCCACCAATCAATTGTAA